Sequence from the uncultured Flavobacterium sp. genome:
AAAACTACTTTAGTAAAAATATACAAAGGAACGCTTGGAACAAATGGCAGATGGGGAAATATCACAGAACTTCCATTTGACAGCAACAATTACAGCACAGCCCATCCTGCACTTAGTCCGGACGAAAAAACACTTTATTTTGCATCAGATATGCCGGGAACAATTGGACAATCCGATATTTATAAAGTAAGTATAAATCTGGATGGAAGTTACGGTACACCAGTAAATTTAGGAAAACCAATAAATACCGAAGGAAAAGAAACCTTTCCGTATGTTACCAGCGAAAAGGAGATTTATTTTGCATCAGACGGACATCCCGGACTTGGTGGTCTTGACGTATTTGTGGGACAAATTGAAGAAGACGGAAGCATTACTGGAATTGAAAACCTTGGAGCCGACATTAATTCTCCGAAAGACGATTTTGCTTACATCATTAATCCAACTACAAGACTAGGTTATTTTAGCTCGAATAAAGATGGTGGAATGGGTTCTGATGATATCTATAAATTCTTAGAAACAAAAAGACTTAGATGTATTCAGGAATTAAACGGAACTATTACGAACTCTGAAACCGGAGCAATTTTACCCGGAGCAACAGTCACTTTATATGATATGGGATCAACCAAGCCTAAAAAAACAGTTACTGCTGATGAAAACGGGAATTATAGTTTTGATGTCGAATGCGGAAAAAGTTATAATGTCAGAGCCGAAAAAGTTGAATTTTCTACCAAAGAAGTTAACATAACAATTGGAAAACTGACCGGAAAAACAAATCTTCCAATTGCTTTAGATCCTGAAACTTGTAAAGTAACTGTTGGAGATGATTTAGGAAAATGCTTCAAAATAAAAATGATCTATTTTGACTTAGACAAATCAAATATTCGAACAGAAGCTGCATTAGACTTAGAAAAAATATTGGTTGTATTAAATGACAATCCAACAATGAAATTAGATATTCGTTCACACACAGATAGCCGTGCATCATTCAAATACAATGAAGCCTTATCTGATCGAAGAGCCAAATCAACAATACAATGGTTGATTAAAAATGGTGTCGCGCCAAACAGATTAACCGGAAAAGGTTATGGCGAAACCCAACTTGTAAACAAATGCGCCGACGATGTTCCTTGTACAGAAGCCGAACATCAGGAAAACAGACGTAGTGAATTCATAATCACTGCGCTATAGTTGAAGTTTAGTTAAGATTATTACACCTTTGCCAAAGCTGCCTTTTTTTCGGGCAGCTTTTTTTTGGATCAACACAAAAACATGTGGAGAAATTTAAAACATTTTATATTGACTAATTATTTTAACCGCAATCCCGATAGCTATCGGGAGCAAAGTTTTTTTTATACATATCGGATTTTATAAAAATACAAAGTTTGCAAAGCTTTACCTTTAATCTTGTCTTGCGTATTTTACCGCAAAGCACGCAAAGGTTTTATATTTGCAAGGTTTTATAAAAACGCAAAGTTCGCAAAGTTATATTGATAAAGCTTTGCGAACTTTGAGTTTAATATGCGTATTCCCGGACAAAAAATCTCTGCGCCCTTTGCGGTTAAATTCATCCCTTAATTTTTATAGCTCCACAGGTTTCTGTATTGATCCCTTTTTTTTTGCATAAAAAAAGTCGTTGCAATTCTACGAATTACAACGACAAATAAAAACCAACCAGTCCAATATTTTTCTATATTCTCGCGAATATATTTGTGTAGTATTTATTTCCAGTTCTGGGATCAATTTTTACTGATATCCCAAAATGAGTATAGTTTCCTTCGATATTTTTTTTGTGACCAGGACTTGCAAGCCAGGATTGCAGTGCAGCATCAGCCGTTTTGTAGTTGTAAGCAACGTTTTCTCCAACGTTTGTAGCTCCAAGCAACTTCATAATATTTTCAGAACGCGCAACAAAATCACTATGATCTACAACATCGTTTGCAATCATATAGTTGTTATGCTCCTCGCATTTAGAAGAAATGTGGTTGATTTTTTGCAATGCATTCAAACCAATACTTACTCGGTAATCGTTTATCGCTTGCATTGTTTCCAGCTCAGAATCATTGTAAGTGTAATTCATCACTACTTTTTCCGTCGAGCTGCTATTTTCAGTTCCCTCGGCCGTGTCAGCAGAACATGAGTTCATTGTAACTGACATTACAATGAACAGCATGGTGCAGATAATCTTCTTCATAGTCAATAGCATG
This genomic interval carries:
- a CDS encoding CAP domain-containing protein; the protein is MKKIICTMLFIVMSVTMNSCSADTAEGTENSSSTEKVVMNYTYNDSELETMQAINDYRVSIGLNALQKINHISSKCEEHNNYMIANDVVDHSDFVARSENIMKLLGATNVGENVAYNYKTADAALQSWLASPGHKKNIEGNYTHFGISVKIDPRTGNKYYTNIFARI
- a CDS encoding OmpA family protein, whose amino-acid sequence is MKNYILLCLTIISAFSFNSYSQQSKVNSGDKKYNNYAYVDAIKTYEKVASKGYKSEEMFKKLGNSYYFNSEFDGAAKWYGELFAMNTNVEPEYYYRYAQSLKSTGQLDKANKILDEFNIKYKGDNRGKLYKEDVNYLDQIKANSGRYKIEDAGINSKYSDYGSFVFNNKLYFASARDTGNFSQRKHKWTGEYFTNIYDADIDVTNNSASKVHKFNSVINTKFHETAPIFTKDGKTVYFTRNNYEDGKKGKDEEKTTLVKIYKGTLGTNGRWGNITELPFDSNNYSTAHPALSPDEKTLYFASDMPGTIGQSDIYKVSINLDGSYGTPVNLGKPINTEGKETFPYVTSEKEIYFASDGHPGLGGLDVFVGQIEEDGSITGIENLGADINSPKDDFAYIINPTTRLGYFSSNKDGGMGSDDIYKFLETKRLRCIQELNGTITNSETGAILPGATVTLYDMGSTKPKKTVTADENGNYSFDVECGKSYNVRAEKVEFSTKEVNITIGKLTGKTNLPIALDPETCKVTVGDDLGKCFKIKMIYFDLDKSNIRTEAALDLEKILVVLNDNPTMKLDIRSHTDSRASFKYNEALSDRRAKSTIQWLIKNGVAPNRLTGKGYGETQLVNKCADDVPCTEAEHQENRRSEFIITAL